The region GGCCGTGCTGAAGCCCGCCGCACCACAGGGGAACAGGCCACCCAGGACTGTCCTGGGTGGCCTGCTAAAAGAACCTGACTTAGCGGGTGCCGCAGCCTCCGCTGCCCTCGCCGTCGGGCGACTGGGCGCCGTCGGTGCGGAAGGAGTGGCCGCAGCCGCAGTTGCTGGTGGCGTTGGGGTTATGTACGGTAAAGCCCCCGCCCATCATGTTCTCGACGAAGTCCACCTCGCTGCCGCGCAGCAGGGGGAGGCTCATGCGGTCGACGAGCAACTTGACGCCCCGGTCCACCACGATGGTGTCGCCGTCGAGTTCGCGGTCGTCGATCGCCATGCCGTACTGGTAGCCGCTGCAGCCACCGCTCTTGATAAAGACCCGGACGCCCGCATTCTCCTTACCGCTCTGGGCCAGGATACCGAGGGCCTTCTGGGCGCCGAACTCGCTGATTCGAATGTCCTGGGTCGGCAGCACGCCGCCAGATTCGGGAAAAGAGGTCGCCGTCATGGGTGAAGCGTAACACCATTGGAACAAGAAAAAAGTGTCCGACTGGCAAAGTGATCCGGCCTTGCCAGACAAGCCTGTCCTCATCGGCGCTTACATTCCTTGAGCGTCCTTCTGTTAGGATGCGCCCATGACGAACCCCTACGCCGAGTGGTTCGAGCAACTGCGGGCGGAGTATGGCGACCAGCTTCAGGCTATGCCGCTGCCCGACGGGTTGCCCGAGCATCTGCACACCCTGATCGAAAGCGGGGATCAGGAAGCCATCCAGTTCATGATCAAGCTGGCCTGGCAGTTTGGTGCCCAGGTCGGCTACGCGGCGGGTGCCCGCCAGCAGGGCGGCGAGGTCAGCCCGACCCGGCCACCCCGCGTTCAGGCCTGAACGCCCCCGCACGACCCGAGACGCCGAGGATCCGGCGTCTTTTTCATGGTCTTCCTGGTCCCGACGCTGTGAAATCAGTTCGTCCGCGAGCGAGGACGGCTCCAGCATCCGACCTCCGACCCTCCGGGCATCAGGCCACGCGCCGCGAGTTCCTCCAGCACGACCAGGGCGAATGATTGGAGCGCCTCGGCATCGGCCTGCTCCAGGGCGGCTCTTTCCAGGCCAAGCTGCCGGGCTCGCCGGGCCAGCCAGAAAGCCAGGCTCTCGTCGGTGGAGGACATACCCGCGCACCATAAAGCAAGCCGCCCCGGCGGGAGCCAGGGCGGGATTGAGAGAGGGGGGTTCAGTCGTCGGCGGCCTGGAAGTTGGCACGGTCGCGGGCGTCGGACTCACGCAGGGCACGGATGCCGCGCACGACCGCCTGCACGAAGAAGTAGGACAGCGCCGGAACCAGGAAAGTGGCGATCCACAGCACCGTGTTGGCGTTCTCGGTAGTCAGGATGCCCGCGCTGATCAGTTCCGGTTTGTAGCCTGCCACCGACCACACCGCCAGCAGCATCATGAACGCCACGCCGATCCCCAGCCGCACCGGGTGGTTGGTGGGGTTTTCCGCGTAGTAGAGGTTCTCGCGGCTGCGGTCAAGCATGGGCACGGCGAACATCGCGCCCAGGGTCAGGGTCGGGAGCAGGATCGCGCCCACGAACTCGGAGTTGATGTTGCCGCCCAGAAAGTTGAACTCGAAGCCGGGAATGATCGCCAGCACCCCGAAGACCCACAGCAGGTACCAGTCAGGCTTGATGTTGTCGATCGGGGTGGTGCTGGGCGGCCCGAAGTACTCGACCGGGTGCACCGGGATAAAGGCGCTGAACAGCACGATGATGCCTGCGAACAGCAGCGTCAGCATCAGCATGATGGGGGTCTGCTGGGTCATCAGCGGCACGCCCACGATCTTCTTGTAGGCGATGCGCTTGGCGTACTGCGGCTGGGTGTGCTTCTGCTTGATCATGATCAGCATGTGCGCGGCCGTCAGCGCCAGCAGGATGCCGGGCAGCAGCATGATGTGGTAGCCGTACACGCGCGGAATCACCCCGTCGCCGGGGAACTTGCCCGCGAACGCCGCCTGCGCGACCCACTCGCCCACCCAGGGAATTGACGCGGCGATGGAGTAGATCACCTTGAGGGTGTTGTAGGCGTAGTTGTCGTAGGGCAGCACGTACCCGGTCACGGCGGTCAGCGCCGCGAAAATCAGGAGCAGCATGCCGATCCACCAGTTGATCTCGCGCGGCTTCTTGAAGGCACCCGTGAAGTAGATCCGCATCATGTGGATGACCGAGGCGGCCACCATGATGTTCGCCGTCCAGTGGTGGATGCGCCGCAGCATGTCCCCGAAGGGGGCGGCGTTGATCTTGAGCGCCGAGTGGTAGGCCGCCGGAACGAGGTTGGGCGCGTCGGCGGTACCGGGGTCAAAGGAGTTGACCACCATGGAGTTGCTGGGCTCATAGGAGAGCGCCAGCAGGATGCCTGTCAGGATCAGGATGATCAGGCTGAAGAGGGTGATCTCGCCCAGAAAAAAGGAGTGGTGGACAGGAAAGGCCTTGCGCAGGAACTTGTCGTTCAGGCGCGAGATGTGCAGACGGTCGTCGAGCCACTGGTTCATGTGAGCGCCTCCTCCACTTCCTGCTTGACGTTGTTCCACTCGGCTTCACTGTTGTGGTAGGGGTAGGGCGGCGTCAGGAAGAAGCCTGCGACCACCAGCCGGTCCCCGTCCTGCCGGATGGGAAGCTGCGCGAGGGGCTTGGGAGGCGGCCCACCGGTGACAATGGCCCCGCGCTTGGGGTCGTACTCGCCCGAGTGGCAGGGGCAGCGCATCTGCCCGGCGTTGATGTCGCTGTCGCTCACCGAGCAACCGGCGTGGGTGCAGATGTCGCTGTAGGCCACGATCTGCCCGTCCACCGTCGCTTCGAGGTTGGTGGGAGCCACGAGCTGTCCCTGCGGAAAGCGGTAGAGCGCGAGGATGTTGTTGGGATCGCCCTTGCGAATCACGTCGTTGCCATCCTCATCCTTGCCCATCGCCCAGGCCCGCACGAGCTGCGTGCTGAGGTCCGCGACGGTGATGGGACGGCCCTCCTTGCTCTCCTCGGCGTGCACGAGGATGTCGCCTTCGAGGGGCGGCATCTTGTCGGCGGTGAGGCGGAAGACGGGGTTGGCGGCGCCCAGCGTGCTGAGCAGGCTCACGCCGCCCACGGCCGCAGTGGTGCCCATCGCCACGTTGATGAACTTGCGGCGGGTGATCTCGGGGTCTTGTCTCTTGTAACGGGTCATCTGTGATTCCTCCGGTCGGGCGTCGGGGGGAGCGGCAGGCTTACCAAGGGAACTCGCCGCTGGCGTCCTCGACGAGCACCTCGCCGTCCATAAAGAACTTCTTGTACAGGCCAGTCGCCACCGCCAGGGTCAGCAGGATCATGGCGGCGTAAAAGCCTTCCATCGCCACGTTGGGCATCACCCGGTCGGCCCAGCCCGCGTAGTCGGCGACCATCTGGCGCACGAACAGCACGCTGAACAGCAGGCTCAGGCCCAGGGTCACCACCATCGCCAGCGTGGCGACGGGCGTAGCGCGGACCTTGTGAATGCCGGGATGCAGTTCCTGGCCCTCGGCCCAGACGCTGTACAGGCCGATCAGCCCGTAGGTCAGCAACACCATCACGAAGGTCGCCAGGAAGATCTCGGGCAGCTTGATGTCCTCGGGGACAAAGCGGCTGCGGTTTTTCAGGACGGCGGGGTCGATCTTGCTCTGGCCCTCGGCAACCTGCGCGGGCGTCAACGGCTCCTCGATGGAGTTCCCCCACGAGTTCAGCACGTAGTTGGCGACCGCGTACACTTCCTCGTCCTTGAGCTGGTTGAACGCAGGCATCTGCCCCTTGCCCTCGACAATGATGGTGTGCACATACACCGGGTCCTGGGTGATGCGCTCGTTGCCCGCGAGCACCGGGCCTGCACCGCCCTCGCCATTGGCGCCGTGGCAGCCCACGCACCCGGCCGAGGTGTACACCTGCGCTCCCAGGGTCGGCCACGTCTGGTTGATGGTGGCGACCACCTCGGGGTCCACCACGACGGGCTCGGGCGCTGTTTCCTTGTTAAAGAGGAACAGCAGGATAATCCACATGATGGCCGCACTGACGATGGCGACCCAGGGCATGACAGCGTCGTTTCTCTCCACGTTCCTTCTCCTCGCGCTCCCCAGGGGTGTCCCCCCCAGAGTGCCTCCCCGGTCTCGCCTTCATGTCTAAAGGCAGTCGGCTGGCGGCCAGCATAGCACGCACGATTGGCGCCTCCCGCCGTGCCATACGGCGAAAAACGCCCCTTCCTGGAGTCATCAGCCTAGTCCCTGACCGAGCGGTTAAATGTCCCCCGCGTGAGGCCCGTGAACCCCGCCCAGAAGCGCCAGCAGGGGCCACAGCGCTCCGGCCAGCGCTTCCACATCGCGGTTGTCGGGATGCTCACGGGGATCGAGGCCGCCTTGCGAGAGCAGGGCCACCACCAGCGGACGCGGGGTAAAGAGCACCCCCACATCGTGGTGGACGCCGCGCAGTTCGCCGCTCTTGCTCGCTACCCGGTAGAGGGGTTCGCCGTCGGCGTCACGTGGCACGTGCCGTCCCAGAATGTCCCGGAACTGTTGCCGGGTCAGGATGGACAGGGCCAGCTCGGTGTGCGGAGGATCAAGCAGTTCTCCACGGACCAGCCGACCCAGCAGGGCGACCTGATCCTGGGCCGACGTGCGGTTGCGCTCGCCCCGGCGCTGGGCCTCGTTCTGGCGCTCGGGGGGCAGTTGCAGCTTGCCGATGAGGTGGGTGTGGGTGAGCCCACGCAGCGCGAGCCAGGCGTTGACCGCCCCCTCGCCCAGACGGCCGATGACGAGGTTCGTGGCCGTGTTGTCGCTCACCACGGTCATCAGGGTAAGCACGTCCTGCCAGGTCAGGGCCAGACCCGCCCCCAGCTCGTGCAGCACTCCCGAGCCCGGCACCCGGTCCTGCGCCGTCATCGTCACGCGGGCCGAGAGGTCGAGTCGCCCCGCCTGCGCCTCCTCCAGCGCCTGCACGAGCAACGGCACCTTGACCGTGCTCGCGGCCGGAAAAGAGCGGTCGGGGTTCAGGGCGAACAGTTCGGTTTCCGCGAGATCGGTGACGAGAAGGCCCACCTCGCCCACGTACCCGCGTGAGCGCAGGTCGGCGAGCCACAGGTCAGGTGAGGTCATTCGGGAAGGTGCCATCCGGCGAGGGCCGCAAACGGATGGGCCGCACCGACGGGGCGGAGGGTGCAGAAGGGCAGCGTCCCCTCCGGCTCGACCCGGTGGGGGCAAGTGGGGCACTCGGGAAAGGCCTGCTCGGTGTACGCGAGGTCGGCCTCGGCGGACGCCAGGGTCCACTCGCGGGCACAGCCCGACCGGAAGGTGACGGGGGAAGCGGCAGGAGCAACTTTGGCGGGACGGGTCGCCGACTTGGACCGGGCCACGTCTCCCCTAGTCCAGATTGGCGATGCCCTCGCGGATCGCGTAGAGGGCCGCCTGGGTGCGGTTGTTGAGTTGCAGCTTGGTGAAGATCTCCGAGAGGCGGTTCCGGACCGTCTTTTCCGAAATGTCCAGCCGCAGGGCGATGTCCTGGTTGGAAAAACCCTGGGCCAGCAGCTTGAGGATCATCGTCTCGCGCTCGTTGAGGTCGGCGTGCTTTTCCGAGGGCAACTCCTCGCGCTTGTCGCGGAAGTCGTCGAGGACATTCTGGGCCATGTCGGCGTCGAGCAGGGCCTCTCCAGCGGCCACCCGGCGGATCGCGTCGATCAGGGTGGCTGCGTCGGCGTCCTTGAGCACGTAGCCGCGGGCCCCGGCCTTGACCGCCTCGAAGACGTAGCGGTCCTGGCGGTACATGGTGATCATGATGACCCTCGACTTGGGGTCGATCTCGAGGATGCTCTGGGTGGCCTTGACCCCGTCAAGTTCGGGCATCTGGATGTCCATCAGGATCACGTCGGGATGCGTCTCGGCGGCGTAGCGGATGGCCTCGCGGCCATTGGCGGCTTCCCCGATCACCCGCATGCCCTCGCTTTCGAGCAGGCTGCGCAGCCCCTGACGGAACAGCGCGTGGTCGTCGACAAGCAGGACACGGATCATGCCCCCAGTGTAGACGCCCCTCCGCCGGGGACGGCAGCCGCGCCCACCATCTCCCGGCTGGGCCGCTAGACTGCTCTCCGTGATCACCTGGTTCGACGCCCTGCTCGTGACGGTCTGGGCCGTGTTGACGGCGCTGGGTGCCCGGCGGGGACTGGCGGGGCTGGCCTGGGGCGCGGGCGGCGTGCTGATCTGCTGGCTTGCCAACCGGGCCGGGCAGTCGGCGGGCGGGTGGCCGCTGGCCCTGGGCGCCGCGCTGGTGCTGGGGCTGGCCCTGAGCGTGGGGCTGCGCCGCTTGGTGCTGACGCAGGCGGGGCCCACGCCGCGCTGGCATGCCGGGGCTGGGGCGGCAGGCGGACTCCTGCTGGGAGGCGTGCTGGTGGCGACCCTGACCCTGGGCTTTCCGCTGGGGGTGCGGGTGGGTGCCCAGGGGCGCACCGGGGTCTATCCGTCGGCCGACCTGCCCGCCCCGCTGCACACCGCCGTGCGCCGCTCGATGTTCCGCGAGGGCCTGATGGGTGTCTGGAACGCGTCTCCAGCGCTGCGCACCCTGCTGGTGCCGGACCGGCGCTGAGGCTTCAGGAGGCTTCGGCCTGTGGGGTGGGCGTTTCGGGGTGCGCCTCGCCCGCCCGCTGGCCCAGCAGGGTGGCGACCACGACAAGCAGTCCGCCAAGTGCGCCGCGGAGGCCGATGCGCTCCCCGATCAGCAGGAAGCTGAACAGGGCAGCGGCGACGGGTTCGAGCGCGTAGATCAGGCTGGCTTCGGCGGCGCTCACCCGGCGCTGGCCCACCGTCTGCAGCAGCGTGGTCACGGCGGTCGCCGCCACCCCCAGGTACACCAGCGGCCCCCAGGCAGCGGCGGGCGGCCAGAGCTTCCCCGGCTCGGCCAGCAGTGCCCACACCCACGCGAGGGCAGTCACGGCGAGCAGTTGTGCGAAGGTAAAGCGCAGCGCCCCATGCCGACTCGCGGTGCGCTCCAGCGCGATGATGAATCCCGCGTAGGTCACCGCGCAGGCCAGCGCCCAGGCGTCCCCGACGACGAGGGCGCCCCCCTCCCAGGAGAGCAGGGCCAGTCCACCCACGGCCAGCGGCAGCGCCAGCCACAGCGCCCAGGGCAACGGGCGGCGTTGCGCGACGGTGAGCCACAGGGGAACGAGGACCACGCTCAGGGCCGTGAAGAAGGCGGCCCGGTTCGCCCCCGTCGTTTGCAGGGCGATGGTCTGGGTGCCGTACCCCGCGATCAGCCACGCCCCCAGAATCAGGCCGTCGCGCCAGAGGGGCCGGGCCGGGTCGGTGGGGGCCGTCGCCGTCCGCTCCCGCGAGAGCAGCAGCGCGGGCAGCAGCGCGAGGGTGGCGATCAGGAAGCGCCACGCGATCAGGACGGCGGGCGGCAGCAGCTCCCCGAGTTCCTTGACCACCGCGAAGGTGCTGCCCCACAGCAGGGTGACGAGCACGAGCAGCAGCAGGCCACGGGCGTGAGAGGACACGGGGAGGATTGTAGGGCGGCCCAACCAAACAGGTGCCACTCCTGAACTGCTCGGAGTGGCACCGGGGAACGTGGAAGATTCGGCTTACTTCACCCGCACCTGGAAGCAGGTCCGCACAGTCTCTCCGGCGAGCAGGGTCCCGAGGGTGACGGTCAGGGTGCTGTCGGTGAGCCTGCCCGCGTCGGCGTCCGCCGCTGCCGTGAGGTTGTCGGTGATGGGCGGTCCGCTGGCGGGCGTGCGGGTCCGCTTGATGGCCCTGCCGCCGTAAGCGGCATCACTGGCGATGGGGACCGCAGTCACCGAGGTGCCGTTGCTGTTCAGCGCGTCGCTCAGGACATAGTTCAGCAGGTCCGCGCCGCCCCGGTTCTGGGTATCGATGCAGTACTCGAGCAGGTCGCCGGGGCGGATGGAGGCCGCCGTGCCGAAGGTGCCCCCCGGCAGGGTCCGCACCTGCTTGGTCACTTCCGTAAGCACCAGGCGCGTGACGAACTCTGCCCCGTTGTCGTCGGTCTTCGTCTCGCCCGGATTGCTGACGGTCGCCTTGTTGGTGATAGTAGGACCCGCTGCCGCGCCCGCCGCCACCTTGACGTTGTTCAGGGTGATGGTCTGGGGTTTACCGACCTCGATGGGGCTCGTCGTCGTGCAGGTGATGGTCTGCGCAACAATGCTGCACGTCCAAGTGCCGGGAGTCGCCGTGTAGTTCGGGGTGCCCCCCGTCGCCACCGTCCAGCTTAGTCCCGGGGGCAGGGTGTCGGTCACGGTGGTGGTGCCCGTGGCGTTGGCGCCCGCCGTGTTCACGGTCAGGGTGTAGCTGATGAAGCTGTCCTGCGCGGCCACCACGGGACCGGCGGCGGGGTTGGAGTTGGCCGCGGTGCTGGGGCGAGCGAAGGCAGGGCCTTTCTTGGTGAGGGTGAGGTTGGGGGTGATGACGGGCGCGGTCACCGTGAAGCTGGCCGTGGCATTGGTAGCCGCTGGGAGCGCCTGACTGTTGATGGTTCCCGTCACGCTCGTGCCGACGATGGTGTTCGTCTTGCTGCCCGTGGTGGCCGAAGTGGGGACCTGCACCGTGAGGACGACAGAGCACCCCGCCGCAGGAAGGGTGCCGCCCGTAAGAACGTACTTGCCGGAGGCCGTCGTGACCGTGCCGCTGCCCTTGCAGGTGTCGCTGCTCACAGCGGTGATCGTCAGGCCCGTGATGCCCATCGTGCCCGCCACGTCATCCGTCAAAGCAAAGGCGGTGGCGTCTGCACCGTTAGGGTTCGTCACGGTGATCGTGAGCTGAGTGGTGCCCCCCTGAGGCACGTTGGGTGAGTTGAAGCTCTTGCTGACCCCAGCGGCGAGGGGCCTGACCGTTAGGTTCGCAGTGTTCGAGACTGTACCGGGCGTGGGCGTCTGTGTCGAGGTCACCCCGCTGGTCGTGTTGGGATTCACGCCGATCCGCGTGCCCTTGACCTGCACGGTGATGGTGCAGTTGGAGTTGGCTGCCAAACTTGGAATGGTCAAGTCCAGCGCAGTAGCGCCCACAGTGAGCGCCGAGGCATTCGTAACCGAGGCGCAGGTGCCGCCCAGGGTTGTATTCGCCACACTCATCCCCGTGAGGGTATCGGTGAACTTCAGGTTGGTCAGGGCGCCACCGGTATTGGGATTGGTGACCGTGAAGGTGATGGTACTCGCGACGTCGAGAGGTACGCTCGCTGGCGTAAAACTCTTGGTGATGGTCGCGGTCTGGGGAGGCAAAACCGTGGTGGGATCGCTCGAACAGTACGCGCCCGAAGTGCAGCTTGATCCTGGTTCAGGTGCCGTCCCGTTCTTGTTGGGGCCAGGATCACCGCCACCGCCCACTGAGACGTAGTTCGTCACGTTCCCCCGGGCAGCCAGGTTGACGTTAACCGTCAGCGTGATCTCGTGGGACTGTTGCGGGATGAGGGGAGATGTGGGAGTGAACGTAAGACTGATGGTCCCCGCTGTGCCTGGTGTAGGTCCCGATACCGTACCAGTGCTGGAGCTGGCACCGGCATAGGTCATACCGTTGGGCAGCGCGTCCTTGAGGACAATCGCCGAAGAAGTAGCGAACTGACCATTGTTGGTCACTTTGATCGTATACGTTCCCTGCTTCCAGACCTCAAAGTTTCCAGTATGGGTCTTGCTGACACTGAGGGCAGGTTTGGGGTAGTAGCACGAGCCGAGGTCGGTGATGGCGTTCTGACCGTTCACCGGTGTGACGCCATCCTTAGCCACGGTAAGGGTGCCTGCGACAGTGTTGTACTTGTACAAGTCACTGCCGGAGGTAGAGATGTAGAGCAAGCCGTCAGGACCGAAGGCGGCGCCAGTCACCCAGTTCGTCGTGGCCGAGAGCGCCCCCGCTGTTGGAGCGAAGGAAGCTACCTTCTTTGCCTGGAATGCAGTGGCACTTGTGCGCGTTACCATGTAGATGACGATGTTGGTCGTGGTGGACGAAACGAACCACATCCGGCCCTGGCCCACCCCGTCGAACACCCCGTCGAATGCCATATCGCCGTCTTGAAGGGAGTTCCACTCGGTCGCGTCCGCCGCGACGGCGGGAGCCGCGATGGCATTAAGATAGCGGGTGACGGTCCCGCGCGAATACTGATAGATATCGCTCGGCGCAGCCCAATCGGTTGCCCACAATGTCCCTGCCTCATCCACACCTGCCTGGTGTTCAGTTGTGGGATTAGAGAAAACAGGCGCCCCCGACGCATCTACGGTGAGCTGGGTGAAGGTGTCGCCATCGTAGTCATAGAGACGGGCGTATCTGGCGGTGTTGTACCCTGTCCCACCGTAGCCGTCCACGTAGTAGATGCGCTTGTTCACAGGATCGACGCCAAAGCCGGCCGTGACGCTGCGGCCCCTGACGCCGCCGTTGGTAGTGCTGGTCTGATCTGCACTAGCGGGTAACTGAACGGCGTTGCCGAGAACGCCCCCAGTGCTAAGGGTGGTGAGATAACTGCCCACCCCAGCACGAGCCGGATTTGTCCCGACCGCAGCATAGATCGTGTTGCAATCGAGGGCCGCCGCTGCCGCCATTTGGAAAGCCCCCAGGCTAAGCAAGGCCATGGCAGCCACTCCCCCGCGGAGAAGGTTGGTTTTCACCCTCTGGTATGAAATTCGACTCATGACTCTTCCTCGTTGTGACGCACAGCGGTTCGCCGGGGGCTGTTCATTTCCTTCGAGCTCATCGGCGGCTCACCGTCTCGTCCACCGTCAAATCCAGTCGCAGGTACAGGCCCTGCTTCGTGTATGTCCCCGCGCTCGGCAGGCCCTCAAAGCCCGCGAAGTTGTATCCGGCGGTCAGCCAGGTGCCCGGCAGGGCGCGGACGCTTCCCTCCAGTCCGTAGCCGAGCTGGGTGGTGCCCGTGGCAGGTTGGGTGAGCACCCGGCCCCACGCACCGACACCGAAGCGGTCACTCAGGTAGTAGGTGCCGCCCAGATAGCCCTGCGCCGTGAAGCTGCCCGCGTCGTTCAGCAGGGCGTGGGTGTCCACGCCGCCGCGCACGGCCCAGCTCGGCTGGCGGTACTCGGCGCTGACGCCCGTGTTCAGCTGGGGGGTGCCGCCTGCCAGCGTGCCCTGCACATACCGGACATAGCCCAGGCTGTTGAGCGTGCGGTTCCGGTAGGCGTAGCCCAGCGAGAAGCGCTGCCCGTTCTTGCCCAGGCCGAACTCAGCGAGGCCGTCGGCGCTCAGGGTCAGGTGGTCGGTCACGCTCCCGGTGATGCCCGCCCGCAGGACGGTCCCGAAGCCGCCGTCCCGGTAGATCAGGTCGGTGCCCGCCGTCACGCCGAAGGTGTCGGCGCGGTGGGCGAGGTCGGCGCCCGCCGTGACTTCCAGCTCGCCCCCGCGCACGTCGTACAGGGCGCTGCCGCGCAGGCCCACGGTGGTGCGGTCGTTCAGCGGCAGGGTGGTGAACACCCCGAAGCGGGCGCGGTTGCCCTCGCCGCTCGCGGTGGGCAGCTCGTAGCCCACGGCGTAATTGGTGTTGCCGATCCGGGTGTCGAGCGTCAGGGCGGCCACGTGGCCCTTGCCCCAGGTCACGTCGTCGCGCAGGCCCAGGGTCACCTGGTCGGTCAGGCGGTAGCGCACCGCGAAGGAGGTGGTGGGGTCGAGGTTGCCGGTCAGGGGCTGGGTGTGGGTCACGTCCACGTCCAGCGGCTGCTGGTGGTAGCCCGCGCTCACCACGGCGCCCAGGCCGTAGGTGTCCCCGAAGGCGTACTTCAGGCCCGCACCCACGCTGAAGGGCGCGAGGCGGTAGTCGGCGCGGGCCGTCACGCTGCCCCCCTGCGCGGTGGGGGTGCGGTGGTACTCGCCGTCCACGGAAGCGCCGAGGTTCGGCCCCAGCCGCGCCGCATAGCTGCCGCCCACGTTCAGGCCCACGGCAAAGGGAGCCAGGCCCATGTATCCGGCGTCCTGATAGCGAATCCGGAAGGAGGCCGAGTCGTCCCCGATGCGGGTCTGGAGGTCCGCGCTCGCCTGGACGCCGCCCGAGTAGGCGACGCGGCTCTCGGCACGGGTGGTGCCGTTGTCGAAGGTGCCGCGCACGCCGAAGGTCGCCCGACCGTCGAGGCTCACGACGGCGGCGCCGACGGTGTACCCGTCGCCTTCTCCCTTGACCTGCACCCCGTAGGCGAGGGTGCGCCCGGCGGTCGCGGTGCTCAGGCGGTAGCTGGCGAGGACGAGCACGTCATTGAAGTCGGCGTCCACCCGGTCCAGGGCACGCACCAGCGTCACGATGCCGGTGGGATAATCCACGAGGTAGTCCACGTTCCGGACGAGGCGGCGGCGCTCCAGCTCCTTGCCGCTCCCGCGCTCGCGGGTCACGACCTCCAGCGTCTCGCTGTCCGGGGCAAGGCGGGCGTCGGGCAGGCGCAGGATGCGGGTGCCGTCCGGCGTCACCTCCGCCTCCGACACACGGTCGCCCGGCACGCCCGCCACGAAGCCGGAGACGACCGGATTGCTGCGGGTCACGGCGGTCAGCCCAGTGAACTGCTCGCCCACGGGCAGCACGTCAACCGGCACCGGGGCGCGGCGGTAGGCCACCCGGAAGCTGGGGTGGTCGTACACGGCGGCCACCGGGTCGGTGCCCTGCAGGGGAATCTGCTCGGTGCTGGCGTCCCCGTACACCGGGGAGCGCACGGTGGGGTCGGTCGTGAGGGGCAGGCCGTCCTTGTCGGCGGCGGCGTAGAGCTTGCCCGCGCCGACCGGCGTTTCCACGTAGCCGCGGGCCTGCCAGGTGAGGTCTTCCGCGAGGTTGAGCTGGCCGTCCAGCCCCAGGGTCGCGCTGAGCACGCCGACGCCCACGCGGGAGCGGTCGGGCGTGACCTCGAAGCGGCGGGTGAGCACCTGCTCGCCCAGCAGCACGTCGAGGCGCAGCGGCGTGGGGGCCGATTGCGGTTGCAGTTCCAGCACGCCCTCGCCGTCTTCGAGGCGCACCTGGTACCCGGCCTCGCCGGGGTTGGCGTCGGGGGTACGGGGTTCCAGGCTGGGGCGTACGGTCAGGGTGGACTGGCCCGAGGGGGTGCCGAAGGCGTCCAGGGTCCGCACCCGCAGGCGCAGCGGCGTGCTGCCGTCGGCGATCAGGCTCAGCGGGGTGACCTCGACCTGGGCGGTGGCGCCAGCCAGCATGACCGTGATTTCCTCAGTACCCACGCGCAGCCGGTTGGGACCGGGACGCAGCGGCACGCCCACGTAGGTCAGGCGCTGCACGCCGCGTTCGCCGTCCTGCACGTCGGTGCCCAGACGGTCCTCGCCCACGGGGGCGCCGTTCACGGTGAGGGCAGGGCGCTCGCCCTGCGGCACCTCGACAACCACGTTGATGCGGTCGCGGATACGAATCACGCTGTCCGCGAGGGGGAGCTTGATCGCGCCCGCATTCTCGGTCACCTCGTCGGCCTGCGCGGAGAGGAGGACCGCGCCCCTGAGGTCGGCGGCGTCGATCTGCCCCATCAGGAGTTCGGTACG is a window of Deinococcus terrestris DNA encoding:
- a CDS encoding DUF7933 domain-containing protein, whose product is MKTNLLRGGVAAMALLSLGAFQMAAAAALDCNTIYAAVGTNPARAGVGSYLTTLSTGGVLGNAVQLPASADQTSTTNGGVRGRSVTAGFGVDPVNKRIYYVDGYGGTGYNTARYARLYDYDGDTFTQLTVDASGAPVFSNPTTEHQAGVDEAGTLWATDWAAPSDIYQYSRGTVTRYLNAIAAPAVAADATEWNSLQDGDMAFDGVFDGVGQGRMWFVSSTTTNIVIYMVTRTSATAFQAKKVASFAPTAGALSATTNWVTGAAFGPDGLLYISTSGSDLYKYNTVAGTLTVAKDGVTPVNGQNAITDLGSCYYPKPALSVSKTHTGNFEVWKQGTYTIKVTNNGQFATSSAIVLKDALPNGMTYAGASSSTGTVSGPTPGTAGTISLTFTPTSPLIPQQSHEITLTVNVNLAARGNVTNYVSVGGGGDPGPNKNGTAPEPGSSCTSGAYCSSDPTTVLPPQTATITKSFTPASVPLDVASTITFTVTNPNTGGALTNLKFTDTLTGMSVANTTLGGTCASVTNASALTVGATALDLTIPSLAANSNCTITVQVKGTRIGVNPNTTSGVTSTQTPTPGTVSNTANLTVRPLAAGVSKSFNSPNVPQGGTTQLTITVTNPNGADATAFALTDDVAGTMGITGLTITAVSSDTCKGSGTVTTASGKYVLTGGTLPAAGCSVVLTVQVPTSATTGSKTNTIVGTSVTGTINSQALPAATNATASFTVTAPVITPNLTLTKKGPAFARPSTAANSNPAAGPVVAAQDSFISYTLTVNTAGANATGTTTVTDTLPPGLSWTVATGGTPNYTATPGTWTCSIVAQTITCTTTSPIEVGKPQTITLNNVKVAAGAAAGPTITNKATVSNPGETKTDDNGAEFVTRLVLTEVTKQVRTLPGGTFGTAASIRPGDLLEYCIDTQNRGGADLLNYVLSDALNSNGTSVTAVPIASDAAYGGRAIKRTRTPASGPPITDNLTAAADADAGRLTDSTLTVTLGTLLAGETVRTCFQVRVK
- a CDS encoding RHS repeat domain-containing protein, with the translated sequence MPAPLPTTLALLTALLLVGPAHAQGADASALPSAVTTGEQRTSNVLLPFDVPVQAREVVIAHQPPAGAAYLPGSSRLDGQPVPDPRRGASGTLYWVLPAQPRGVLTYDLTHTAPLGALPAPALQVQLPGDRTELLMGQIDAADLRGAVLLSAQADEVTENAGAIKLPLADSVIRIRDRINVVVEVPQGERPALTVNGAPVGEDRLGTDVQDGERGVQRLTYVGVPLRPGPNRLRVGTEEITVMLAGATAQVEVTPLSLIADGSTPLRLRVRTLDAFGTPSGQSTLTVRPSLEPRTPDANPGEAGYQVRLEDGEGVLELQPQSAPTPLRLDVLLGEQVLTRRFEVTPDRSRVGVGVLSATLGLDGQLNLAEDLTWQARGYVETPVGAGKLYAAADKDGLPLTTDPTVRSPVYGDASTEQIPLQGTDPVAAVYDHPSFRVAYRRAPVPVDVLPVGEQFTGLTAVTRSNPVVSGFVAGVPGDRVSEAEVTPDGTRILRLPDARLAPDSETLEVVTRERGSGKELERRRLVRNVDYLVDYPTGIVTLVRALDRVDADFNDVLVLASYRLSTATAGRTLAYGVQVKGEGDGYTVGAAVVSLDGRATFGVRGTFDNGTTRAESRVAYSGGVQASADLQTRIGDDSASFRIRYQDAGYMGLAPFAVGLNVGGSYAARLGPNLGASVDGEYHRTPTAQGGSVTARADYRLAPFSVGAGLKYAFGDTYGLGAVVSAGYHQQPLDVDVTHTQPLTGNLDPTTSFAVRYRLTDQVTLGLRDDVTWGKGHVAALTLDTRIGNTNYAVGYELPTASGEGNRARFGVFTTLPLNDRTTVGLRGSALYDVRGGELEVTAGADLAHRADTFGVTAGTDLIYRDGGFGTVLRAGITGSVTDHLTLSADGLAEFGLGKNGQRFSLGYAYRNRTLNSLGYVRYVQGTLAGGTPQLNTGVSAEYRQPSWAVRGGVDTHALLNDAGSFTAQGYLGGTYYLSDRFGVGAWGRVLTQPATGTTQLGYGLEGSVRALPGTWLTAGYNFAGFEGLPSAGTYTKQGLYLRLDLTVDETVSRR